Within the Planctomycetia bacterium genome, the region CTGAAGTCGCCGCGGATCGTGCCGGAGGCGGCCTTCAGGCCGTTTGTTGCGCCGAGCATGTCGCGGACGACCCGAATCACTTCCAAGCCTTCGAGCACCGCGGCCACGACCGGCCCGCCGGTGATGAACGCTTCCAAGGTCGGATACCAACCCTTGGCGACGTGCTCGGCGTAGTGTTGCTTCGCCAGGTCGGGCGTGATGTGCATCAGCTTCATCGCGACGACGTTCAGACCCTTATCTTCGAAACGGCTGAG harbors:
- the ndk gene encoding nucleoside-diphosphate kinase, which translates into the protein MERTLILFKPDCVERRLVGRILSRFEDKGLNVVAMKLMHITPDLAKQHYAEHVAKGWYPTLEAFITGGPVVAAVLEGLEVIRVVRDMLGATNGLKAASGTIRGDFSSSRQMNLVHASDGQEASAREIALYFKQNEIVASTPTITPWLRSGEES